In the Leptospira bourretii genome, one interval contains:
- the nirD gene encoding nitrite reductase small subunit NirD yields MGTSIKNKERVLIGPVFDFEKEGGVSAKVGEKQIAIFYFESRNEWYACDNACPHTGDMVLSRGFLGDNNGEPKVVCPLHKRNFSLTSGDCLSGENYKVNVYPVIVENGSVYLEIDSSSGNNV; encoded by the coding sequence ATGGGAACAAGTATCAAAAACAAAGAAAGAGTTTTAATAGGTCCAGTTTTTGATTTTGAAAAAGAAGGTGGAGTCTCTGCAAAAGTGGGAGAAAAACAAATTGCCATATTCTATTTTGAATCTCGAAACGAATGGTATGCTTGCGACAATGCCTGTCCGCATACAGGTGATATGGTATTGTCCCGCGGTTTTTTGGGAGACAATAATGGAGAGCCAAAAGTAGTTTGCCCACTTCATAAAAGAAATTTTTCACTCACTAGCGGAGATTGCCTGAGTGGAGAAAACTACAAAGTCAATGTTTATCCAGTGATAGTTGAAAATGGATCTGTTTATCTAGAAATTGATTCATCTTCAGGTAACAATGTTTAA
- the nirB gene encoding nitrite reductase large subunit NirB, producing MIKRKLIVIGNGMVGHRFCEKLVEFGGTDKFEITVLGEEPRRAYDRVHLSEYFADKSADSLYLCPPDWYRTNGIKLLLSEPAISIDTIKRKLVTNLGTELEFDELIFATGSSPFVPPLEGLDKEGVFVYRTIEDLEQTMEYSKKIKKAAVLGGGLLGLEAAKALVDLGKETHVVEFAPRLMPRQLDDGGASILKSKIEEIGVEIHLNKQTEKVLGNEKIEGFEFKDGGNLQFDMLIVSAGIRPRDELAKEAGIAVGERGGIIVDDGMGTNVYGIYAIGEVALHRNFIYGLVAPGYEMAETLAFNLCSPGSKPKVYVGSDLSTKLKLIGVEVASFGDALGQAEHIPIVFKNPRSGVYKKLVISPDGKYLLGGILVGDAKAYGNLLSFYLNKMELPEEPETLIVGSVSAENLFGADTLPDEAKICSCNNVSKGDILKAIREKECYDITSLKNCSKAGSGCGGCLPQVNSILKAELKVQGKVVTEHLCEHFKYSRKELFQVIKVKSLKTFPDVIKELGRGNGCEVCKPAVASIIASIWNEPILKHREIQDTNDKYLANIQRGGTYSVVPRIPGGEITPDKLIAIGDVAKKYNLYCKITGGQRIDLLGARIDQLPAIWKDLIEFGFESGHAYGKSMRTVKSCVGSTWCRFGVQDSTSFAIKLEERYKGIRAPHKLKCGVSGCIRECAEARGKDFGIIATERGWNLYIGGNGGVNPKHAILFAEDLDEDTCIKYIDRYMMFYIRTADKLMRTSTWLEQLEGGIEYLKDVVINDRLGINSQLDEEMNSLVNTYLCEWKDVVEDPEKQKKFRHFVNSPEIDPNIKFIEERGQIRPVDWVEKDLVNS from the coding sequence ATGATCAAGCGAAAGTTAATTGTCATTGGGAACGGGATGGTTGGTCACAGATTCTGCGAAAAATTGGTGGAGTTTGGTGGCACAGACAAATTTGAAATCACAGTTCTTGGAGAAGAACCAAGACGTGCCTATGATCGGGTCCATCTTTCCGAATACTTTGCTGATAAATCTGCCGATTCCTTGTATCTTTGTCCCCCAGATTGGTATAGAACCAACGGAATCAAACTTTTATTATCCGAACCTGCCATATCCATTGATACCATCAAACGCAAGTTAGTTACCAATTTAGGCACAGAATTAGAATTTGATGAATTGATTTTTGCAACTGGATCCTCTCCCTTTGTTCCACCTCTCGAAGGATTAGACAAAGAAGGAGTTTTTGTTTATAGAACCATTGAAGACCTCGAACAAACTATGGAATACAGCAAAAAAATAAAAAAAGCAGCTGTGTTAGGTGGTGGTCTACTTGGTCTTGAAGCGGCAAAAGCTTTAGTCGATTTAGGAAAAGAAACACATGTTGTTGAATTTGCTCCGAGGCTTATGCCAAGGCAATTAGATGATGGTGGAGCTTCCATTTTAAAATCAAAAATTGAAGAAATAGGCGTTGAAATTCATTTAAACAAACAAACTGAAAAAGTTCTTGGGAATGAAAAAATTGAAGGTTTCGAGTTCAAAGATGGAGGAAACCTTCAGTTTGATATGTTGATTGTATCAGCTGGAATTCGCCCTAGAGATGAGTTGGCAAAGGAAGCCGGGATTGCCGTTGGCGAACGTGGTGGTATTATCGTTGATGATGGTATGGGGACAAACGTATACGGCATCTATGCCATTGGAGAAGTAGCATTACATAGAAATTTTATATACGGACTTGTGGCTCCTGGATATGAAATGGCCGAAACACTTGCTTTTAACTTATGTAGCCCAGGTAGTAAACCAAAAGTTTATGTTGGATCAGACCTATCCACCAAACTAAAATTAATTGGTGTTGAAGTGGCTTCTTTCGGTGATGCTCTTGGACAAGCCGAACATATACCAATTGTTTTCAAAAACCCAAGAAGTGGTGTTTATAAAAAATTAGTCATCTCTCCAGACGGGAAATACTTACTCGGAGGAATCCTTGTTGGAGACGCAAAAGCGTATGGAAACCTTTTGTCCTTTTATTTGAACAAAATGGAACTTCCAGAAGAACCGGAGACTTTGATTGTTGGATCTGTTTCGGCAGAAAACTTATTTGGCGCAGATACATTACCAGATGAAGCAAAAATTTGTTCCTGCAACAATGTCTCCAAAGGTGATATCCTAAAAGCCATTCGTGAAAAAGAATGTTATGACATTACTAGTTTAAAAAATTGTTCCAAGGCCGGAAGTGGCTGCGGTGGTTGTCTACCACAAGTAAATTCAATCTTAAAAGCAGAACTAAAAGTCCAAGGGAAAGTAGTCACAGAACATCTCTGCGAACATTTCAAATATTCCCGAAAAGAACTTTTCCAAGTCATCAAAGTAAAATCATTAAAAACTTTTCCTGATGTAATCAAAGAACTTGGTCGTGGCAATGGATGTGAAGTTTGTAAACCTGCTGTAGCATCTATCATAGCGAGCATTTGGAACGAACCAATTCTGAAACATAGAGAAATCCAAGATACAAATGATAAATATCTTGCGAATATTCAAAGAGGAGGAACTTACTCTGTTGTTCCTAGAATCCCCGGTGGAGAAATCACCCCGGACAAACTCATTGCCATTGGGGACGTAGCCAAAAAGTACAATCTTTACTGCAAAATCACAGGTGGACAACGTATTGACTTGTTAGGTGCAAGAATTGACCAACTTCCAGCCATTTGGAAAGATCTGATTGAATTCGGATTTGAAAGTGGCCATGCTTACGGGAAATCAATGCGAACGGTTAAAAGTTGTGTAGGTTCCACCTGGTGCCGGTTTGGTGTTCAGGATAGCACATCCTTTGCCATCAAATTAGAAGAACGATACAAAGGAATTCGAGCACCTCATAAATTAAAGTGTGGAGTGTCCGGTTGTATACGAGAATGTGCAGAAGCTCGAGGAAAAGACTTTGGGATTATTGCAACTGAAAGAGGTTGGAATCTTTATATTGGTGGAAACGGGGGAGTAAATCCGAAACATGCAATTCTTTTTGCAGAGGATTTAGATGAAGACACTTGTATCAAGTATATCGACCGTTATATGATGTTTTATATACGAACAGCAGATAAACTAATGAGGACTTCTACTTGGTTGGAACAATTGGAAGGTGGGATTGAATATCTAAAAGATGTGGTGATCAATGATCGATTGGGTATCAATTCACAACTTGATGAAGAAATGAATTCACTTGTGAATACTTACCTCTGCGAATGGAAAGACGTTGTGGAAGATCCAGAAAAACAAAAGAAGTTTAGACATTTTGTGAATAGCCCAGAGATAGATCCAAACATTAAGTTCATTGAAGAACGTGGGCAAATTCGCCCAGTGGATTGGGTGGAAAAAGATTTAGTAAATTCATAA
- a CDS encoding nitrate reductase — protein MTRESYPSTCSYCGVGCGVTVHKTSPTEIMIEGDTEHPANKGLLCSKGMNLHYTVMDKTDRVLYPFHRKDRNNQLSKVSWDFALSGIANQFKKLIQTYGPDSVGFYVSGQLLTEEYYIINKLIKGFIGSNNIDTNSRLCMSSAVVGYKMALGEDSVPITYEDIELADCFLIAGANPAWCHPILFRRIEAHKKNHPEIKIIVVDPRRTDTCEDADLHLQIHPGTDIFLFHAIAKILIDNNWIDSEFIQSHTEGIDELKILLAEFDVESAAETCGIPVSDIHLAASYIGKAKGFLSLWAMGLNQSVVGVNKNLALINLSLLTGKIGKPGSGPFSLTGQPNAMGGREVGGLCNLLPAHRDLSNAAHREEVAKFWGVETEVIQSKPGFTAVEMFENLRTGKMKAVWIICTNPTTSLPDARMVEQGLRAAELVVVQDISMNSAAIPFADYVLPAAGWSEKQGTMTNSDRRVTYLSKILEPPGEALADTFIIKKFAEKMGFGSSFSYQTEEDVFLEHCALTKNTKIDISGLDYAILKEKRSVQWPYPHKDHGGTPRLFSDHIFYRANGKAKIFNVSPEDTSEKTSELFPFILTTGRIRDQWHTMTRTGKVQKLMEHKSEPYLEIHPEDAKRITLEDGAIAEVSNERGLVRVRTKITDTIKQGTVFLPMHWGKKNKNDESRANNLTNKGYDPFSKQPGFKISAVQVKPYTKEKEKILIIGGGNSTYAFIKNYKELVPDDEITVICKEENPLYNRILLPDFISGEKEFQELSSANSEEVISWNINLHTSTSVTEILPEAKIVKDSFGNSFSYNKLILATGSSPQIPKYIAQDMVGVFSLRAKNDADRIKGFFVPDSHALIVGGGLLGLELAAALKSLNVKVTVLVRTDRLMSKQLDSIACDILKEEIQKRDIEVLFNSEISKVNGFGRVTNVELKDGRKLYPDGIVYAMGTSPNLHLAKGLGFELGEGIKVNEFLQTSDPDIYAIGEVAEHSSGVYGTVLAAEEQAKIAALHIFGYKYKTYSGSLHSNLLKIPGLELVSLRLPGVSFENLSDEYEEIVFLDRKRRRYKKCIVKGDKLVGAILIGDKAEFVEYKNLISSGVELGEKRGKLLSGGTGTKPPKGALVCSCNSVGRGNIEDEIKNGANNLEAIMANTGAGTGCGSCRPEVNQIIKQMLEHSKTTV, from the coding sequence ATGACAAGAGAATCCTATCCATCGACTTGCTCCTACTGCGGAGTAGGTTGCGGAGTTACCGTACATAAAACGAGTCCCACTGAGATTATGATCGAAGGGGATACGGAACATCCTGCGAATAAAGGACTTTTATGTTCAAAAGGAATGAACTTACATTATACGGTGATGGATAAAACGGATCGGGTTCTTTATCCATTTCATAGAAAAGATAGAAACAATCAATTATCAAAAGTTAGCTGGGATTTCGCTTTATCTGGAATTGCGAACCAGTTTAAAAAATTAATTCAAACTTATGGACCTGATTCTGTTGGGTTTTATGTGTCTGGTCAACTTCTTACAGAAGAATATTATATTATTAACAAACTCATTAAAGGATTTATTGGTAGTAACAATATTGATACGAACTCTAGACTCTGTATGAGTTCTGCCGTGGTCGGATATAAAATGGCATTGGGGGAAGATAGTGTCCCCATTACTTATGAAGATATTGAGTTAGCAGATTGTTTTTTAATTGCTGGTGCTAATCCAGCCTGGTGTCACCCCATTTTATTTCGTAGGATTGAAGCACATAAAAAAAATCATCCAGAAATAAAGATCATAGTCGTTGATCCAAGAAGAACTGATACTTGCGAAGATGCGGATTTACATTTACAAATCCATCCAGGGACCGACATTTTTCTCTTTCATGCCATCGCAAAAATTCTTATCGATAACAACTGGATTGATTCTGAGTTTATACAATCGCATACAGAAGGAATTGATGAGTTAAAGATTTTATTAGCTGAATTTGATGTAGAATCAGCAGCAGAAACCTGTGGAATTCCTGTCAGTGACATTCATTTAGCAGCATCTTATATTGGTAAGGCGAAAGGTTTTTTGTCACTTTGGGCAATGGGACTAAACCAAAGTGTTGTAGGTGTCAATAAAAACTTAGCCCTTATCAATTTGTCCCTCCTCACAGGAAAAATTGGGAAACCTGGAAGTGGTCCGTTTTCTTTGACTGGACAACCAAATGCTATGGGAGGTCGGGAAGTTGGTGGACTGTGTAATTTGTTGCCAGCGCACCGAGATTTGAGTAATGCAGCTCACAGAGAGGAAGTGGCAAAGTTTTGGGGAGTAGAAACCGAAGTCATTCAGAGTAAACCTGGGTTTACTGCTGTGGAAATGTTTGAAAATCTTAGAACAGGAAAGATGAAGGCAGTTTGGATCATCTGCACAAATCCAACAACAAGTTTGCCTGATGCGCGAATGGTTGAACAAGGCTTACGTGCTGCCGAACTTGTTGTTGTTCAAGATATATCTATGAATTCTGCTGCAATTCCTTTTGCAGACTATGTTCTTCCAGCCGCTGGATGGTCAGAAAAACAAGGAACCATGACAAATTCAGATCGTAGGGTTACTTATCTTTCAAAAATTTTAGAACCACCTGGTGAAGCGTTAGCTGATACTTTTATCATTAAAAAATTTGCCGAAAAAATGGGGTTTGGATCTTCTTTTAGTTATCAAACGGAAGAAGATGTTTTTTTAGAGCATTGTGCTTTAACTAAAAATACAAAAATTGATATCAGCGGACTGGATTATGCAATTTTAAAAGAAAAACGTTCTGTGCAGTGGCCATATCCTCATAAAGATCACGGCGGAACTCCACGTTTATTTTCTGATCATATTTTTTATCGAGCGAATGGAAAAGCAAAAATCTTTAATGTTTCGCCCGAAGATACTTCCGAAAAAACTTCCGAATTGTTTCCATTTATTTTAACAACAGGAAGAATTCGTGACCAGTGGCATACCATGACAAGGACTGGAAAAGTTCAAAAACTGATGGAACACAAATCGGAACCATATCTGGAGATCCATCCAGAAGATGCAAAACGAATCACACTCGAAGATGGCGCCATTGCCGAAGTTTCAAATGAAAGGGGGCTTGTCCGAGTTCGTACTAAAATCACTGATACGATCAAACAAGGAACTGTGTTTTTACCAATGCATTGGGGTAAAAAAAATAAAAACGACGAATCGAGGGCAAACAACCTAACAAACAAAGGCTATGATCCATTTTCCAAACAACCTGGGTTTAAAATTTCTGCTGTCCAAGTAAAACCTTATACCAAAGAAAAAGAAAAAATTCTTATCATTGGTGGAGGCAACAGTACTTATGCTTTTATAAAAAATTATAAAGAATTAGTTCCTGATGATGAAATCACTGTTATTTGTAAGGAAGAAAATCCGCTTTATAATCGAATCCTTCTTCCTGATTTTATCAGCGGTGAAAAAGAATTCCAAGAACTCTCTAGTGCCAATTCGGAGGAAGTAATCTCTTGGAATATTAACTTACACACTTCCACATCGGTTACAGAAATTTTGCCAGAAGCAAAGATAGTGAAAGACTCTTTCGGAAATTCTTTTTCGTATAACAAACTGATTTTGGCGACGGGAAGTTCTCCTCAGATTCCGAAATACATTGCGCAAGATATGGTCGGAGTATTTAGTTTAAGAGCTAAAAATGATGCAGATCGAATCAAAGGTTTTTTTGTTCCCGATTCCCATGCGTTGATTGTTGGTGGAGGCCTTCTTGGTTTGGAATTGGCAGCGGCATTAAAATCACTGAATGTAAAAGTAACAGTCCTTGTTCGAACAGATCGATTGATGTCCAAACAATTAGATTCTATTGCTTGTGATATCCTAAAAGAAGAAATTCAAAAACGCGACATTGAAGTATTATTCAATTCTGAAATTTCCAAAGTAAATGGATTTGGACGAGTCACAAATGTTGAGTTAAAAGATGGTCGTAAACTTTATCCAGATGGAATTGTTTATGCAATGGGAACAAGTCCAAATTTACATTTAGCAAAAGGATTAGGATTTGAGTTGGGAGAAGGTATAAAAGTAAACGAATTTTTACAAACAAGTGATCCTGATATTTATGCTATTGGGGAAGTTGCTGAACATTCAAGCGGTGTGTATGGGACTGTTCTTGCGGCTGAAGAACAAGCAAAAATTGCCGCCTTGCATATATTTGGTTATAAATACAAAACCTATTCCGGTTCCTTACATTCCAATTTATTAAAAATTCCTGGGCTTGAATTAGTGTCTCTAAGACTTCCTGGTGTTTCATTTGAAAATCTTTCCGATGAATATGAAGAAATTGTTTTTTTAGATCGAAAACGAAGACGTTATAAAAAATGTATTGTGAAAGGTGACAAATTAGTTGGTGCCATTCTTATCGGTGACAAAGCAGAGTTTGTTGAATATAAGAACTTAATTTCCAGTGGAGTAGAGCTTGGTGAAAAACGAGGAAAACTTCTTTCCGGTGGGACAGGCACCAAACCGCCGAAAGGTGCACTAGTTTGTTCCTGTAACAGTGTGGGGCGGGGCAATATTGAAGATGAAATTAAAAATGGAGCCAACAATTTAGAAGCCATCATGGCGAACACGGGAGCTGGGACTGGCTGTGGGAGCTGCCGTCCTGAAGTAAATCAAATCATCAAACAAATGTTAGAACATTCCAAAACTACCGTTTGA